Genomic window (Phragmites australis chromosome 5, lpPhrAust1.1, whole genome shotgun sequence):
GCCGGCGACGCGCGCGGTTCACAGTGATCGCCACCGCTCCGTCTCCGATGCTCCTTGGCCTTATACACCTCGCCTCTCGCGCTCCTCGCGCACCTTGTCCTGGACAAGCTCGTCGAGCTTCTCGGCAGCGCGGGTGGGATCCCGCCGGCTCCTTGCCTCCTCAacggccgccgcctccttctccctcaGCCTATCCAGTATGATCTTCAAGGCAAAGCTGACGTAGTCCGCGTCCTCGAGCACCTTCCGCAAATGGTCCCATTCGTCGTGGTACATCTTCGCAAGATATTCTTGGGTCTCGCCGCTCGGGAAGAGCTCCTCCACGGAAGCCCTGCCCTGGCCGCCGGATCCCGAGGCACCGTGCGTGCTCTCTCTCTGCAGCAACTCCGCGCGCGTCATCGTGGCCACCAGCTTCGAGTAGCCGGTCTCGAACTCCCACGCTTCCCTGAACCTCTGGACCTCTTCCTCGTCGTCCGCGCAGTGTTTCTTGCCCCCGCTCGGCCTGCTGCTCCCGGCGGCGCCTGCGTCAGCGTAAGACGAGGGGTTGCGCTTCGCCGTCGTGCTGTCGTCGACGCGGGGTTTCTTGTCCCTGCTCGGCCTGCTGCTCTCGGCTGCGTCTACGCCAGCGTAAGATGCGTGCTTGCGTTTCGGCGTCGGAGGCTGatcttcaagctcttcttttgCACAACGTGGCTGCGGGTCGTATTTCGAAGGAAGGAACCCGACGAAATCGCAGAGCAGGTCTCCGTGTGCCGAGCCGAGGAGTTGTTTGAACCGCCTGTAAACTTGGTGCGCGTTGAGGCCTCGCTCCGTGCCGACGTGCAATATCTCTGCGAGCAACCCATTGTACATCTCCATGTCCAGGTG
Coding sequences:
- the LOC133918098 gene encoding uncharacterized protein LOC133918098, translated to MAQPPDLYPMKGITEAISILEEINAHFASNPVVGEEFFALVTDANGAIDDGRAVVARAKKLLRGNSKLFARFQGFLDPGHQIELPNNDVSIPRPRRRRDNSHPAVGASGRADPRAGRNGRDGIDTVKHVDEEIYDGSLDEAKDKQFLEGAKHADEDIYDELLVKAKQFLERAKHLDMEMYNGLLAEILHVGTERGLNAHQVYRRFKQLLGSAHGDLLCDFVGFLPSKYDPQPRCAKEELEDQPPTPKRKHASYAGVDAAESSRPSRDKKPRVDDSTTAKRNPSSYADAGAAGSSRPSGGKKHCADDEEEVQRFREAWEFETGYSKLVATMTRAELLQRESTHGASGSGGQGRASVEELFPSGETQEYLAKMYHDEWDHLRKVLEDADYVSFALKIILDRLREKEAAAVEEARSRRDPTRAAEKLDELVQDKVREERERRGV